The genomic region GCGGCCGCTTGCATGTGCTCCGTTCACGTCGAGCGATGCCACATCGATGACGGTGCGCCCGCCGCGCGGCAGCAGTATCTGGCCCTTGCTTGTGAAGGGTCCGAGCCGCGATCCGCCGTTCGCGCGATAATCATAGCCCGCCGCGATTGGATTAAGGAAAATTCGAACGTCCTTCAGGCCCAGTGTGTCGTTGGGACGGTCGAGAACCAGGTCGACTTTCGGCCGCGCGATATTGCCGTCGAGAGTCATCCGGACCGGCCCGTATTTCGCCTGCCGCCCACGAGCGATGACGTGGAAGGTGCCGTCACGAAAGCGCACCCCTTCCCCCGATAGCCGCAGCTTGGGCGAATAGAGTTGGAGGTTCGAAAGGTGCAGGATCCCGTCAGGCGTTCGGGTAAGGTTGGTTTCAAGCCGCGGAAGGCCTCCGGTCAGGCTCATGAAGAAACTGTTGTCGAGCCGCCTCACCCATGCCTTGGCGGTGCCAGTGACGAGGGACCCGTGGCCGCCCGGCGCCGGCACGACCCGAAGGTCACTGAGCACATCGACGATGCCCAGGCCCTCGATAAAGTAGCGGTGCATTCCGCCCGACAGCAGCACCTGGAACTGGCCGGTGACGAGGTCGATCAGCAGCGATAACTTGCCGTTCAGCTGGGCGCTCCGGAGCTGCAGATTTTCACCGCGAACGAGCTTGGGCGTAATGGTCAGCATTCCATCGAGGCTGGCGTTGGCGAGGATTGCGCTGGCGACATCGCCGACCCCGGTGATGGCTCGAGCCTTCAGGTGCAGCGGGACCTGCATCGGCCACTGCGAAAGCTGAGTCCGTCCTTCCGCGCGCACGTCGACGAAGCCCGTATTGTCGAACTTCACTGCGGGCGAAGTGAGCCGGTAGGCCAGGGTCGCGGTGCTGAACGGACCGTTTAGCGTGACCAGCATCCGCACCTGCCGCCCGGTCATGTTGGTGAACAGCGCCTGCGGGCGAAGCAGGTCGAACCCGATGCGCACGGAGCGGAAGCTGTTCTGGGCGAGGTCGAGGGCGCCGGTCGTGGCAATCCGGAGCGAACCCGAGCCGAGGATCAGCCGGCCGTCGAGGATACGGTCCTTCAGCTGGGCGCTGCCGGTCACGCGGACAATCGGCGACGTCAGCCGCAGCTGGCGCCCGCGAAGGAATTGCGATGGCTTCAGGGCGCCGGAGAGGCCGAAGGTACCGTCGGACGCAGTGAGGGTGAACCTGGCGGTCGGGCGGCCGGAAAGGTTGAGCGCCGCTGCGCCCCGCCAGCGCTTCCAGGTTCCGTCGCCGGTGATCACAGCGTCCATCGAACGCTTCGATCCGAACAGCGCCGGAAGCACTCCATTCGCGGCCGAGCGGGCGCGAACTTCGAGGTCGAATCGGTCGCCGTCCGGCTCTGCGTCCAAATTGAGCAGGAGCCGGTCGGAGCGGTCGATCGCGGCGCCCATCCTGATCACGGCCCGGCCGGAACGGACATCGGCGCTCCCCTTCAGGCGGCCAACGCGGGGCGTTCCGGAGACAGCCTTGCCGACGTCGAGCCGGTCGATCGACAATTCGCCGATGTGGATGTCGAAGCCGGGGAGGATCGGGCCCTTCTTCGCGCTCGGCTTGAGCTTGGGCAGCCGGACCAGGGTGGCTCGGTCAGCGTGAAGCCGGTCGATCGACAGCTTGTTGTACAGCCATGCGCCTGGGGCCCAGTCGAGTCGAATGTCGGGCGACGTGAAGAACACGCCCTTCTGGTCGAGGATCTCGACATTCTTGAGCCTTGATTCGCCGAAGATAGAGCCTTCGATTCGCCCAATTCGGAACCTGAGGCCCGATGAGGTCTCGACCTGGGCGAGCCGGTCGACGACCCAGCGGTGCCCTGGCGCGGTGTCGAGCACGAACAGGCCGATGGCGAGGAGCAGAGCGAGGCCGAGCAAAAGCGCGACAAGCTCCTGAAGGAGCCTTCGTGCCCAATTGCGTTTCAGCCGATAGGGCGGCCGCCCACCGCCGCCTTCGACGAGCGCAGCCTCGGCCATTAAAAGGCCTGGCCGAGCGAGACCGCCACCGCGATCGGGCTGTCGCCGTGGCGCGGATTGAGCGGGGTCCCGACGTCGATCCGGATGGGGCCGAAGCTGGAATAATAACGGAGACCGACGCCGGCGCCGAACTGCCAGCGGCTTGCACCGGGCAAGATATTGTTGGTCAGCGACCCTCCGTCGAGGAAAGGCACGAGCCCGAAGTTGCCGCCGAACGCCTTGAGCCGGAACCGGGCCTCGAGCGCGAACTCGGTGAGGGTCTTCCCTCCCACCGGATCGTTTTCGAAGTCGACCGGCCCGACGCGCTGGTAGCCATATCCGCGAACCGATCCGCCGCCGCCCGAATAGAATCGCCTCGACGGCGCAATCGACGGCGCGTCCGCGCCGAGGATGCTTCCCAGGCGCACCCGCCCGGCGAGAACAGCTGTCCCGGCAACAGGAAGGTAGGCGCTCGCGTCGATTTGCGCGCGGGCGTAGGCGAAGGACCCGGACTTGGCCGAGATTTCCGGGCTGAGCCGGCCGGACATCCTGAACCCGCGAGTCGGATCCAGGAGATCGTCGCTGCCGTCATAGGCAAGGCTGACCGGAAGTGCAGTGATCAGGAAGGTCTTGGTTTCCTTCACGTTGGGATCGCTGAACACCCCGCGCTCGTCGGTGGCCAGGAGTTCGGTGCCCACGCCCCAGGTCCAGCGCTTGCGCCAGATGATGTTGCTCTGCCGCTCGATGCTCCCAAGGAAGCGAATGGTGCGCGCCTCGTATGCGTCGAACTTGGTGTGGCTGGCGGTCAGCTGAAGGTCGAGAACGCGGTCGCGCCTCATGAAATTGTTGCGCCTGAACTGTACGCCCGCCAGCTGCTCGCGAGTGCCCAGAATTCCGCGCAGCGAGAGCGCTCCTTCCGGGTTGAAGAAGTTTCGGTCCTGCCAGCTGACGTCGAGCCGGGCGCCCTCGCCCGTCCCATAGCCAAGCTCCCCAGCTATGGTGTGGCGCGGAGCCGGAGTCAGGGTGACGTCGAGGTCGACCCTGCCCTGGTCGGTCACCGGCACGACCTTAACCTCCGCGGAGGCGACAAGGCCGGTGGCGATCAGCGCGCGGCGGAGATCGTCGACCCTGTCGCGCTCGAACCTCTGGCCCGGCTTGAACCTCGCCATCTCGGCGACGTGGCGGGCGCTGAACGGCGGCTTCCCGCTGACCCGGATCGCCCCGAAATGAGCAACCGGCCCCGGGTTTACCGGAAGCACGAGGGTCGCGAGGTGGGTCTGGTGATCGACGACGATTTGCTGCTCGCCAATGTTGGCGAGAGCGAAACCCTCCTCGCCCAGCGCAACCTTGAGCGCAAGGTTGGCCGAGATCACCTCCTGCGCATTCACGGGATCGCCGAATTTGACGGCAAAGGACTGGCGAAGTTTCTCGGCGTCCGGGCCGGCTGCCTCGAGCCCAGGAAGCTCGACAGACCGGAATCGATATTGCTGGCCCGGCTGCGCCTCCAGGGTCACCCGGAGAACGGAGCCTTCGGGTTCGATGGCGGGCTCGACGAGCGCGTCATAATAGCCTTGGGATCGCAGAAGCTCGGCAAGCAGCTCCGAATCGTCTTCGGCGCGGCGCTGGATTTGGGCGGCGTTGGCTTCCTCCCTTCGCCGTTCGTACAGCGCGGACTGCTTCTCGAACGCGTCCACCAATTCCTGCCGATTTCCCAGCCGCTCGAGCCCGTCGATCACGATCGCATAGGCATGCTCGGAGTCGGTCTCGGTAATTGCAGCCGCTGGAGCGTCGGGCGCCTGTTGCTGAGAGGCGTCGGGCAGGTCCTTGCCGATCTCCGGCCACGGCACGCCGAGGTCCGGCATGGGGTCAAGCGGCGCGGATGGGTCGATGTAGGTGGAATCGGGTTGCGGCTCAGGTGGGGGTGACGGGTTTGCTTGCTGGGCGACAGCAGGGGCGCAGGCAAATGCCGCCGTTGCGGCCGCACAAAGCAGCCGCGCGATGACCCCCACCCCAGCCCGCTCGTCCATTGGTGCAGACTAGAGGGCGGACATGAACCGCGCCAGACCGGCCAGACGATTTAGTGAACGCTTCCGCGCACTTCCTCGCTGCTCAGCGTGACGATGACCCGCTCGATCTGCCGCCAGTGACAGAAGCGGACCAGGTTGCCCGCGTCGCGGCTCTCCTCCGCACGGACGGCTGCCTCGAGACCGGCATTGTCGCCGAAGCGCTCGATCAGCTCCGCTGCATCGGCAAGCGCCGGGCGGCCCGAAATGAAGGGAGAGTCCATTGAAGCGCCTTAGCCCCGGAGCCGTTTCGGGACTGCGGATGAACATCGTCAACGGAGCGTTGACC from Sphingomonas anseongensis harbors:
- a CDS encoding autotransporter assembly complex protein TamA yields the protein MDERAGVGVIARLLCAAATAAFACAPAVAQQANPSPPPEPQPDSTYIDPSAPLDPMPDLGVPWPEIGKDLPDASQQQAPDAPAAAITETDSEHAYAIVIDGLERLGNRQELVDAFEKQSALYERRREEANAAQIQRRAEDDSELLAELLRSQGYYDALVEPAIEPEGSVLRVTLEAQPGQQYRFRSVELPGLEAAGPDAEKLRQSFAVKFGDPVNAQEVISANLALKVALGEEGFALANIGEQQIVVDHQTHLATLVLPVNPGPVAHFGAIRVSGKPPFSARHVAEMARFKPGQRFERDRVDDLRRALIATGLVASAEVKVVPVTDQGRVDLDVTLTPAPRHTIAGELGYGTGEGARLDVSWQDRNFFNPEGALSLRGILGTREQLAGVQFRRNNFMRRDRVLDLQLTASHTKFDAYEARTIRFLGSIERQSNIIWRKRWTWGVGTELLATDERGVFSDPNVKETKTFLITALPVSLAYDGSDDLLDPTRGFRMSGRLSPEISAKSGSFAYARAQIDASAYLPVAGTAVLAGRVRLGSILGADAPSIAPSRRFYSGGGGSVRGYGYQRVGPVDFENDPVGGKTLTEFALEARFRLKAFGGNFGLVPFLDGGSLTNNILPGASRWQFGAGVGLRYYSSFGPIRIDVGTPLNPRHGDSPIAVAVSLGQAF